One Aegilops tauschii subsp. strangulata cultivar AL8/78 chromosome 7, Aet v6.0, whole genome shotgun sequence genomic window carries:
- the LOC109739203 gene encoding uncharacterized protein has translation MEFIVPERLEMARIKMQVALKLSDKWQITDASQLHWRKKLKRAAEDCGNVAHKCRQISLEEDKSEQVIRQSSFPRRIAHAAKAFISSFVSRDNDHCSAVTITTVRRFERLADGAAEFVRFVQLGGTPRHHLFFDPLIGHMFAGKTITYQLLHPGGQYHYFNIRPMSFEERGLEAMLSFIYEDCKVPKNSFGLGVMMRLSESTDIIGTTVKCLQLVTPHFKSMVGVVIKEITQLPTQDFSCVAHVEHWNNVHRILTRWFRPDPLCCQGYEHDVMPSCCHEGSDSSRWP, from the exons atggaattcatagttcCGGAGAGACTCGAGATGGCGCGCATCAAGATGCAGGTCGCGCTCAAGTTGTCGGACAAATGGCAGATCACCGATGCATCGCAGCTCCACTGGCGGAAGAAGCTGAAGCGTGCTGCCGAAGATTGCGGCAATGTGGCACACAAATGCAGGCAAATTTCTCTGGAAGAAGACAAGTCAGAGCAGGTGATAAGGCAATCCTCGTTTCCCAGACGTATCGCACACGCGGCAAAGGCATTCATCTCCTCTTTCGTCAGCCGTGACAATGATCACTGCTCTGCGGTTACCATCACCACTGTCCGAAGATTTGAGAGGCTCGCGGACGGTGCTGCTGAATTTGTAAGATTTGTGCAGCTTGGCGGAACACCCCGCCATCACCTGTTCTTCGACCCTCTCATTGGGCATATGTTCGCGGGGAAAACGATAACGTATCAGCTGTTGCATCCGGGAGGTCAGTATCACTACTTCAACATTCGCCCTATGAGTTTCGAGGAGCGTGGGCTGGAGGCTATGCTATCCTTCATATACGAAGATTGCAAGGTTCCCAAGAACAGTTTTGGGCTCGGAGTCATGATGCGTCTTTCAGAGAGTACAGACATAATTGGTACCACTGTCAAGTGCTTGCAACTGGTGACGCCTCACTTCAAGTCCATGGTTGGCGTTGTCATCAAAGAGATCACCCAGCTCCCTACACAAGATTTTTCCTGTGTTGCACACGTGGAACACTGGAACAACGTCCACAGAATTTTGACTAGATGGTTCCGCCCAGATCCACTATGTTGCCAAGGATATGAGCATGATGTCATGCCTTCTTGCTGCCATGAAGGAAGTGATAGCAGCAGG TGGCCATGA